The DNA segment tgaatgaatgaatgaataacTCAAAAACTCACTGCATGGCCATCAATCTCACTTCTGCTTCTCTTCACTCAAAGCCTTCCTTTCTGACACACAAACACAACAATCCCATCAAATTCTACCACCCTTCTTCCTCTTTCCTCACAACATATGCTCAAACACAAAAGACTGACACTGGAATCTCACAGGAAGATGCTTCTCCTGGAAATGGTATATATGCTAACAATTTCTACCCactactttttatatatatacatatgttTACTCATTCAATTCAAATATGGGCTTAAGGAGATTACCACGGATTTCCATGTTAgctttttatgtttatttataccTATCAAATAAATTTATGCTTTCTTGGATAATTGGCACTCCACTAATATTCAGAAAAGTAAGAAATTATGTCAgttgtattttaatatttgttgcATCCACGTGGCTACAAGGGGAGAAATGAATCTGaacttttattaaatttgaaatatttgcaaTTTAATTTCCTCACTGTGTTTCAAGTTTTGTTATAATGTTTCTATCTTAACAGCTGAAATTTCTATCAAGTTCTTTTTCATGTCTGACTTGGCTTTTGAGGACCTGTGTTGCTAGGATCTTTGTCTTCTTCTCGTGCCCAGTTGGATCTTTTGGAGCAACTTACATCTACAAGCTCACCAAACAGTGGTATTTCAGCTAACATCTTCTATTTAAATCAATGATATGTGAAGGGGAGACAAATTAGTTGTCTTCTGTTCTTGTTGTAATGCCTTTTTTTATCCCTGTTAAAAGGTCCTTTTCTGTTTTTTTGTTAACTTTTTAGTTTAAATGAATGAATATGCAGAAGATTATACACATGACTGGAGAATGTGCTTGTTCTATTatcataaatgaaaaaaaaggctTAAAGAAAACAAGTGAACGCCAGAGTATAGGTACTATGTGCTTGTTCTATTatcataaatgaaaaaaaaggctTAAAGAAAACAAGTGAACGCCAGAGTATAGGTACCTTTGAAACCACAAGGTTGAAAGTAATTATGGTGCTGCCACATCATTAAAATATCGATGGAACTATGAAAAAGCTTCACTTTGATGCTATCTTATCCCCCTTGTAACCTCATTGTATACAAATTTAGAGTAGAAACAATAACAGTGGTATCACTTAGTACTATTGAGCATAGACCAAATTCATGGTAAAATTTGGCTGATGTATTAAGAGTTGTTAGTCCAAGGTTATGTGTTTGGCATACTAGTTGTATAGGAGGACAATAATTAGCATGGAAGTTTTAAAGTTGAATTAAATTGAGCTCCTTTAACATGAGGAAATGTGTAATGTGAGAAAATAAGGATGTATTTTTCCTTAATTTGAAGTGGCCTAACTTTACAAGTTATTTTGATTAATCAGTTGTAAATGCACCCTTTCTTTCTCCTTCAACATACTATCTCACTGAAGGGAGATATAAGGTTAGTTTGTGATAACATATTAGCAACCGACATCAGATAAAAATCAGCAAAAACTTTTTTcacttaaaagtaaaaaatctACATTTTTGGCATATGATAAGTATCTTTTCTCTCCCATCTTACATTGTCCAACTTTTTTAGATTCTCCCatgccttttatctctctatGTTATGAATCACTCCTGAAATGCATGTTTGTGCTATCAGTTATGtgaaagaatgaaaattttataGCCATGTCTGTTTATTTCCTCTTTCTAATAGTTGGTTCTTCTTCTCctctttatttttcaaaaatgcATAACAGATTGAAACATTTCTGGTTTATAGGCTATGAAAGTGATGGCAGCTCTCCAAAACTTACAATACGAGAGCAGCTTGCGCAGCTGGTTGGAGGAAGGGATGATGATTTCAGTCTACCCCTAGGCAAAAACTTGAAGAAAGTGAGTGCAAAGTTCTTGACCATTTCACAAAAGAGAAATATCAGGAGACAAGCTTACCTGAATGAAGTGTCACAAAGGAATGATTCAGTTTTCTTTGCAACCATAGGAGCATTTGTGATTCTTCCACCTTTTATAATACTAGGAATAGCTATATTAACGGGCTATGTACAGCTTTTTCCTTGAAATGTGATACAATTAAGATACTTAGTGATACATCAATGTGATATTAATAGAAATATCTTGGCTTAATGTTTGTTTTCTCCTGTTTTAGTTATAGTGTCTGTCTTTTCCTTTTGGTTAGAAAGTTCTCTGTATTTTGAAATGCTTATAAACACTGACAAACAGTGTCCCTAAACCTTGGAAAACGTCTGGGTAATATATTGTTCTATTTCCATGAGTATACCAGCGTCAACAATTCaatgtttgaaaaaaatttatcagAACTGATTGTGGGGAGAACACAACAAATAATGCACTCACAAGAAGATATTACAAACTTTTCAATGACTGTGCCTTCTCTGTAAAATAAGAAGCTAACAGAAACATATTTGATCCCATAGAAAGAAATTCACGTCCATCAGTGCCCTTATGTGTTTCAGATCCTTGCACACATGGCAAAGCATTGAGACATTTTTCTTGGCAAGAGTCAGCTTCTTGATAAGTAGGAATCAGTAGTTTGTACTCAGTTGTCCTAAACCGCTCCTTGGTTTTGTATGTAGACCCATTTTTCTTGAAGAAGGTAGAAGATCACAATCAAACATATCTGAACACTGAAAAGTATATTCCAAGTTGTTATGCTTTTAGATGTTTTTTCTTTGTAGGCTTGTAAACCAATAAAGACATTCAGGACACCCAGTAATGACACTGCAGTTCCCATTATCCAGTGTGCAAAGAACCACAGACTTCTTCTTTTGGATCCCCTGTGAAGAACAAGGAAATAATTGTACCCTAATCATCATTCTTTGTAAGCAGAAAATTGTAGCTGCTAAGAAAGCTGGTTCTCTACAACTATGAACATAGAACATGAAAAatctttatataaatttaaaggaCATGAAAAGTGTAACTGCATTGCCTAAGTTTGGTGTTTAGCTAAGACTAAGTGGCCTAATCCAATAGATTGCATGCATTTTCTAAATAAAAGGCAACTCAGTGGTTCACCTTTGTGGTCGAAAAATACCAACTAGAACTTGCAGCCACATAATACCATATAATGCTACCCCTAATCTTTGATGACTATTGTTGAAGGAgttgttgaaattttttatgGACATGATTGCTCCTGCAGTAGCAAGAAGTACGGCAAGCTTGTGTTGAACAGAAATACAAACGTGCAAATAATTAATAGAAAGGCAGGGATCAATGCAGCAAAgctttaaaaaaaactagttactTAATTGAGTACCAAAATTTACTTATGACCTTCTTTAACTTGACCTGAGACTTGGTTGATGATACAGACAACAGAATAATTGCATAGTTCTTTTCACATGctctattaaaaaattagacAAAGAAAGCCTGGAACTTCCAATAACCAAGAAGATTATTTCTTAAAGCTCCTTTCTTgtcttcaaagcattcattaTAGTCCTTTTCAATAAACAAAGATGCAATACCCCTACTTGACCTTATGTAGTGACAAACAAGTTAGACGAATAAATTAACTGCAAATTTGGAATCTTGCTATTCTTATCTCCTTCCACCATCATTAAAAGTTAATCAGTGGGACAACTGGCCCTTTTAAACTAAATTGAAACCTTAAAATTAATTGTTCTTTTCCACTACGAATATGGGTTGCCAAGCAAAGGGATAAGAAACTACTAAAATATACAAAAGAATGTGATATTTGAAATACAAATGTAAGAGGGGTTTAGATACACTTTCCTGCAAAACTGCATGAACATAGAATATGATTCTAAGCCTTCTTCGATTCCCCTCTCTGTTGGACAGTCTAATGACTAGTATACCAACAGGTATCAAGAACGCCATTGAAGCCCACAAGAGAAGCCCATGTAATGTGATTTCGAACTGAAGTCTAGGACTCATCTTCACACATGAATCAGTCACAAAATTAAAAGTAGCTTCACAAACAAAACATGATATTCATGAAATAGAGGTTtataaattataactaaaaGGATAGCATCGCAGACAAGAGTGAGAGTAAACAAAATGATGTCACCAACTTGATTGAACAAAATTAGGAAGAATACAACGGAGGAATGAAAATACCTTCGTGTTATGGTCTTTTCTGCTTGAATGTCTACCTTTGGCTTTCTTGTGCTCTTCAGATGCGCTAACAACGAGAAACATGACAAAAACAATACTTACTTGAAAAAGGAAAGCACCGAGCTGTTGCTGAACTCCCATTCCTCCTTCTTTTGTTGAAAATATGATGATGACCAACCAACTCAATCTCCAATGCTAGTGAAGAAGACTTAACAGCAGAAAAACTGTGACATTCTGAAATTTGTATGTGTTCCTCCTCAAGCAGGCCTAGCAAACTTACATAACATAACTCTATGTGTGTACGTGTGCTTGAGAAATATTCATAGCACTCTTACCATTCTTctcagcaagcacaaccaaatTTTTTGGACCAAATCAGGATAGAATTATATCATCTTGAAGCAAGAGTGAACTCGTCAATAAGCCGAAAATAAATGAAGTTTTAACCttgataataattatatattaattccAGCTTAAAGTGACACTCTTTGAATATAATAGGCTAATATCAGTGGTTGTTGCATGAAAAATGATGGTTATGAAAGTGGGGTGTGTGGGAATACATAATGAAGTAAGATTTCAAACTAGTGGTTTGTGGGGTTAACTTTCACTAGCTTTTTGAGTTTATGGTGGAGAATGTGGAGTTCAGAAAAAGGAAAAGGTAAAAAGCGTGTCAGATTTCGATGGAGTTCTGAAAGACAAAGCGGGTCACGTTAGACTTCCCTGGTAAACACTATCTTCTGTTTCCCAGTGCTGAACATACATTATTATAACCTGTTTGAAAGAAacatataaaatcaaattctaCCATTCTTTGGGAAGGAAAAAAGTGTGAACGACTTCAGAAATAGTagtgttatattttatttcccACGTATATTCTCCTACTTCTTTGAGGCACTATTAAAGATATCATTATATATGGTTCATAACAAGTCTTGTTCCTTTCATGCAACTTCTTGTTAGTATTTTTCCCTAATTTTAAACCACCAATATCCATCTCAAGGACTATAGATTAGCCTTTTCTTTGTTGGTGCATAGATACTTCACATTGTTTAAAAGTTTTAGCCAAATTTTCAGCAGCAGCGTTTCAACTAATCATTGCTAGAGACCTGCAACTAGAAGTTTTTAAGTGTGTTTCATAAAACTATAAGCAACCTACCGGAAAATACCATAAAATCTACTGCtgaagttataaaaaaatatataaccaaAGAGATACTGTTAACTAAATGATGAGTATGAGTGTTATCtatgaattaaataatattaagtaCTTTGGGGAAGCACGTGGTGTGTGCCATTGCTAACCATTTCAATGAGTATCCGCAGTTACCCTTTCtccttttaaaatcaattttgctAACTAATTATCCAAGTTCATGAAAAACCAAAACTTAACTGcggttttcaaaatctcaattaCTTCCCTACAATTTCAACACATTACTTTTTTACTGCCCATCTTATCTTTCAACGGCTTAAACCCTCCTTTCTTTCTTACAATTTACAACCTTCATTTTCCCCTACTCATTTACAAATCTCTATAATATAGAACTATGTCATTAATTtcgttttttttagtttaattatttatattttttattttcaatatctgTGTATATGAAATCCCCAAATGGAACACGACATGGTACAACTGGGATGACAGAAAAATGACATGCGTCaattcacttaatttttttttaaaaaaaggcaTTTGTCTAgttttgctttcttttcttcattatactttttttctaaaacaaaaaattaagattaaattTCGAATTACTGAAATAATCATGACAAAATAATCATcgtatattaatatgtataaaaattTCGAAGTTCTGAAATAGATATTTGTTTGACatgagaaaaagaaaggaaaaacaaaacagaTTAACTAAACCaaactaaaccctaaactcatAGTAAAAAAGGCTTTAGCTCTTTGTTTGATTGATTAACAACTTTGTtccattaaatatttatttatgaaatggTCAACGTTAAGTGGAAAAGTATACAAATGTCAGCGTTAAAAGGacacatataaatatataaataaaattaattaagtttgaaaataaattagtgAGATAAACagaaagattaaagtgttttgaCAGATCCAATAGACTCAAGtagtataaataaatagaatgtttcagttttttaatttttttatgtgttaaTTAAGGTAAAATACTGAATTAATCTTTAGAGTGCTCAGGTACCGTATCATACACCGAGAGACCCCGAGAGAAACCTAAACACGAGTGATCGAGAGAGGAGATGTGAACCAGGAACGGAGAAACTGGAAGGACAAAGTGAAAGTGAGTTGGGAAGACActctttaaatatattttgtacaGGTACAATTTAATACCAAAGATCAGAgagaaaaattatcaaataaacaaattataaaccCAGAATCGAAACAAAAATGTAATCACTGTTGAACAAGTACACCAGAACAAGGAAAATAGATGattctgaaaaagaaaaaaaaaattaactaaaacaccatctttcaaaaacaaatctTTAGACCTTTTAAGGGTGCAAAATATAAGTGCAGATACTGAAGATTGTCACCACATGATCACCTTCTCTATGCACTTCCTATGTACACTAATGGATCAAGCACCAAGAGATGTGAAGATCACATGAAGCAGCCAAATTCCATAGTTCTTAATCTTTGTAGGATTCTTCTAAAAAATCTACAATCAGAACAAAAATTAAACCTCCATGTCCCAattaaaaaactcttaaacGGGAGCTCCAGAAATCTTAAAAAATCTAGCTTCACCGCTAtccttttaagttttaaaaaaactaaggGTCGAGTAATTCAGTTTAGTGCAGGAAAACAATTGAGAAGGGCACACCTTCTGCAATTTTCTCAAGAAAAATACCtaccaaaattaaaattatcaaaaaataataatgatttaaaaaaGTAATCAATAGCCATCGTTTTCAGAATTAGAAAacattgcaatttttttttttattgaaagtaAAAAAGAGACATACCAGAATTTGGATTTGACACGGACCTCGTTAGTGGCCCAGAGTTTCCTGCGGTAGAT comes from the Phaseolus vulgaris cultivar G19833 chromosome 8, P. vulgaris v2.0, whole genome shotgun sequence genome and includes:
- the LOC137824158 gene encoding uncharacterized protein translates to MNNSKTHCMAINLTSASLHSKPSFLTHKHNNPIKFYHPSSSFLTTYAQTQKTDTGISQEDASPGNGSLSSSRAQLDLLEQLTSTSSPNSGYESDGSSPKLTIREQLAQLVGGRDDDFSLPLGKNLKKVSAKFLTISQKRNIRRQAYLNEVSQRNDSVFFATIGAFVILPPFIILGIAILTGYVQLFP
- the LOC137824159 gene encoding cytochrome b561 domain-containing protein At4g18260-like, with translation MGVQQQLGAFLFQVSIVFVMFLVVSASEEHKKAKGRHSSRKDHNTKMSPRLQFEITLHGLLLWASMAFLIPVGILVIRLSNREGNRRRLRIIFYVHAVLQESLAVLLATAGAIMSIKNFNNSFNNSHQRLGVALYGIMWLQVLVGIFRPQRGSKRRSLWFFAHWIMGTAVSLLGVLNVFIGLQAYKEKTSKSITTWNILFSVQICLIVIFYLLQEKWVYIQNQGAV